Proteins from a single region of Chengkuizengella sediminis:
- a CDS encoding Lrp/AsnC family transcriptional regulator, translating into MDAIDKQIIQLLKHHGRMTNSEISKQTHLSIPAISERIKKLESKGIIDRFTVKLNRESVGQTLLAFVSVIIDTTENINSFRETIVKSDHVLECHHLAGEYDYLLKVAVEGTKGLEDFISNTLKEINGVLKTSTTIALSTLKEEM; encoded by the coding sequence ATGGATGCAATCGATAAACAAATCATTCAACTATTAAAACATCACGGCAGGATGACAAATTCAGAAATAAGCAAACAAACTCATTTATCTATACCCGCAATTTCAGAACGCATTAAAAAACTTGAAAGCAAAGGGATTATAGATCGTTTTACAGTGAAGTTAAATCGAGAGAGTGTGGGTCAAACTTTACTAGCATTTGTTTCTGTCATTATAGATACAACAGAAAATATAAATTCTTTTAGAGAGACGATAGTGAAATCAGATCATGTCTTAGAATGTCATCATTTAGCGGGTGAATATGATTATTTGTTAAAAGTAGCAGTTGAAGGTACAAAAGGACTCGAGGATTTTATATCAAACACATTAAAAGAAATAAATGGTGTTCTGAAAACAAGTACGACCATTGCTTTATCAACTTTAAAAGAAGAAATGTAG
- a CDS encoding NADP-dependent oxidoreductase: MQNEEIQLASRPVGLPDEKTFRFITTEMPTPSEDEILVKTLYLSVDPYMRGRMREGKSYIAPFAIDQVISGGVVGEVVESKSPNFQKGDIVTGMLNWARFQTVKETSVQKVNPSLAPISTNLGVLGMPGATAYFGLMDIGQPKEGETVVVSGAAGAVGMIVGQIAKIQGARVVGIAGSQEKNDYLVNELNFDAAINYKDPDFKTKLAEACSNGVDVYFENVGGDISDEVFKHLNVNARIPVCGAISSYNNKEIDLGPRIQTLLIQNRALMKGFLVSDYSNRFPEGIKQLAGWIMEGKLKYEETIIEGFEKTPEAFEGLFKGTNLGKLLVKVADPSLS; the protein is encoded by the coding sequence ATGCAAAATGAAGAAATTCAGTTAGCCTCAAGACCTGTAGGTCTACCAGATGAAAAAACATTTCGATTTATTACAACAGAGATGCCAACACCTAGTGAAGATGAAATTTTAGTAAAAACACTATATCTTTCAGTTGACCCATATATGCGTGGGCGTATGAGAGAGGGTAAATCTTATATCGCACCTTTTGCTATTGATCAGGTCATCTCTGGTGGCGTTGTTGGGGAGGTAGTAGAATCTAAATCTCCTAATTTCCAAAAAGGCGATATTGTAACGGGGATGTTAAATTGGGCTCGTTTTCAAACTGTTAAAGAAACATCCGTACAAAAAGTGAATCCATCTTTAGCACCAATTTCAACAAATCTTGGTGTATTAGGTATGCCAGGGGCAACAGCATATTTCGGATTAATGGATATTGGTCAGCCAAAAGAAGGTGAAACGGTTGTTGTATCTGGTGCAGCAGGTGCTGTAGGTATGATTGTTGGACAAATTGCAAAAATCCAAGGGGCTCGTGTGGTTGGTATCGCAGGTTCTCAAGAAAAAAACGATTATTTAGTTAATGAACTAAATTTCGATGCTGCCATTAATTATAAAGACCCTGATTTTAAAACGAAGTTAGCAGAAGCCTGTTCTAACGGAGTAGATGTGTATTTTGAAAATGTTGGTGGAGATATTTCTGACGAAGTGTTTAAACATTTAAATGTAAATGCTCGTATTCCTGTTTGTGGAGCGATCTCATCTTATAATAATAAAGAAATAGATTTAGGTCCACGAATTCAGACGCTTCTAATCCAAAATCGTGCATTAATGAAAGGTTTTCTAGTTTCTGATTATTCAAACCGTTTTCCGGAAGGCATTAAACAATTAGCTGGGTGGATTATGGAAGGAAAGTTAAAATATGAGGAGACGATCATTGAAGGATTTGAAAAAACACCTGAGGCTTTTGAAGGTTTGTTCAAAGGGACTAATTTAGGTAAATTATTAGTTAAGGTAGCTGATCCGAGCCTATCGTAA
- a CDS encoding LysE family translocator produces the protein MENELLFFLKGLIIGFTIAAPVGPIGILCIHRTLYQGRVYGFLTGLGAATADMMYGFIAGFGLTFISNFLMDQKIILQIAGGGFLVYIGLKIFSSKPQDSASSSNKKGLLSSYLITFFLTITNPITILSFIGIFAGLGVGSMENPNYFLSFLLVIGVFLGSACWWIILTGLAGIFRERINPTFLKWINRLSGIFILCFGLLVIFSFM, from the coding sequence ATGGAAAACGAGTTATTGTTTTTTCTAAAAGGGTTAATCATAGGTTTTACAATCGCGGCCCCTGTAGGTCCAATTGGAATACTCTGTATTCATCGTACGTTATATCAAGGTAGAGTTTATGGTTTTTTAACGGGTTTAGGTGCTGCTACTGCAGATATGATGTATGGTTTTATCGCTGGTTTTGGACTTACTTTTATTTCAAACTTTTTAATGGACCAGAAGATCATATTGCAAATTGCTGGTGGAGGTTTTCTAGTTTATATAGGATTGAAAATATTTAGTTCCAAACCACAGGACAGTGCTTCAAGTTCCAACAAAAAAGGGTTGTTATCCTCTTATCTCATAACATTCTTTCTTACAATCACTAATCCCATTACAATACTCTCATTTATTGGCATATTTGCAGGATTAGGCGTAGGTAGTATGGAAAATCCAAACTACTTTCTATCTTTTTTGTTAGTCATTGGTGTATTTCTTGGATCAGCTTGTTGGTGGATCATTCTTACAGGATTAGCAGGTATTTTTAGGGAACGTATAAATCCTACATTTTTAAAGTGGATAAATAGATTATCAGGTATATTTATTTTGTGTTTTGGTTTATTAGTCATTTTTAGCTTCATGTGA
- a CDS encoding YceI family protein: MNKRKLIFFVPILLILIGGYYIFDYYTGNHIEIDDVFKENASDDQVAEDQVAEDQSTVQSNEDLSLEPFDLNGDWEISEDSSVYLSIKTSKEEVNIRFSEVSGRWEINQAELNLTEANAIVGINSIDSGNGQRDSHVKGDRFLKAEQFPEATFQLHSIENWSTEWQSGQTNSILLTGDLTIKDITKSVTFETEVLPENEILKLKADTSVTFDDFGMKNPHTVLLDTENDVLITLQLVLIKK; encoded by the coding sequence ATGAATAAAAGAAAACTAATATTTTTCGTCCCTATTTTACTAATTCTCATCGGAGGATACTATATATTTGATTACTATACTGGAAACCATATTGAAATCGATGATGTGTTTAAAGAGAATGCGTCAGATGATCAAGTTGCTGAAGATCAAGTTGCTGAAGATCAATCTACTGTTCAATCTAACGAAGACCTTTCTTTAGAACCTTTTGATTTAAATGGGGACTGGGAGATCTCAGAAGACTCATCTGTATATTTAAGTATTAAAACATCAAAGGAAGAAGTTAATATCCGATTTAGTGAGGTAAGTGGACGTTGGGAGATCAATCAAGCTGAGCTTAATTTAACAGAAGCCAATGCAATTGTAGGCATCAACTCTATTGATTCTGGGAATGGTCAACGTGACTCTCATGTAAAGGGAGATAGATTTTTAAAAGCTGAACAATTTCCTGAGGCTACCTTTCAATTACACTCCATCGAAAATTGGTCTACTGAATGGCAGTCTGGACAAACAAATTCAATTTTATTAACCGGTGATCTTACCATTAAAGATATTACTAAATCTGTAACTTTTGAAACGGAGGTTTTACCAGAAAATGAGATATTGAAATTAAAAGCAGATACTTCAGTCACATTTGATGATTTTGGAATGAAAAATCCACATACTGTTTTGTTAGATACGGAAAATGATGTATTGATTACACTACAACTTGTATTAATTAAAAAGTAA